The following coding sequences are from one bacterium window:
- a CDS encoding DUF2769 domain-containing protein — MVPEKEGQDQRIVLTLCICSSCPSWVECGERGGYCSSNIGRSRKIKKELGCICGGCPIIEKLGLVRDYFCTRGSEKKQLGR; from the coding sequence ATGGTTCCGGAAAAAGAGGGGCAGGATCAGCGGATCGTCCTCACCCTCTGCATCTGCAGCTCGTGTCCGAGTTGGGTAGAGTGCGGCGAGCGGGGCGGCTACTGCTCTTCGAACATCGGCCGGAGCCGGAAGATAAAAAAGGAGCTGGGCTGCATCTGCGGCGGGTGCCCCATTATCGAGAAGCTGGGGCTCGTGCGGGATTACTTCTGCACCCGCGGCTCGGAGAAGAAGCAACTGGGCCGGTAG
- the lnt gene encoding apolipoprotein N-acyltransferase, giving the protein MREGVLPTLDEGRLDGRIGRKPLGLYPRIGLVALGAALYVLSFPMAGVYGLAWFALVPLFIASRDLTPGQGFRHWFVFSFLVNVFGFYWLAPITVPGFLLSAVLMALYSGLGGLVLALIRRNVPRLPYWIAAALAWGATEYVKCLGFYAFPWLALGYSQARNLLAVQTASLFGVYGVSAVVIAFNALVAEAVDRLRDRSWWKALLPWGAAALGLAAAVHLGGLAALGEPTYPERPVRAAILQGGIPQDLKWTPYFVTSGETYRIYEHQVERAVEKAGSDYLDLVVWPESSANCYLERTPMWFTLVRGMVNRSGCRHLVGTQALDYEGEGGAGRHFNAAVLLEPGNPKALERYYKIHLVPFSEVIPFGRDSELLKGILAKASNFDIGCRMPLFDVTPGRGPAPIPAPDASAADDDPTTFSLAERPELTAELLPVPPSAAEPVIARFGLLICFESIYPEMGLDYTRRGADFLVVITNDAWFRQSAAPYQHAEVSILRAVESRVPVLRAANAGVSLWVDPWGRAHDETLLDTEDVVLVKIPRAEGPTPYMLWGDALPWAELGAFILLALYAAVETYRRRGRRRRP; this is encoded by the coding sequence GTGAGAGAAGGCGTTTTACCTACCCTGGACGAAGGCCGGCTCGACGGCCGGATCGGGCGGAAGCCCCTGGGGCTCTACCCGCGGATAGGCCTCGTCGCGCTCGGGGCGGCTCTCTACGTCCTCAGTTTCCCCATGGCCGGGGTCTACGGCCTGGCCTGGTTCGCCCTCGTCCCGCTCTTCATCGCCTCCCGCGACCTGACGCCGGGACAGGGCTTCCGGCACTGGTTCGTCTTCTCGTTCCTGGTCAACGTCTTCGGCTTCTACTGGCTGGCGCCCATCACCGTGCCGGGCTTCCTGCTGAGCGCGGTGCTGATGGCGCTCTACTCGGGGCTGGGCGGCTTGGTCCTGGCCCTGATCCGGCGGAACGTCCCCCGCCTGCCGTACTGGATCGCGGCCGCGCTGGCCTGGGGCGCCACGGAATACGTCAAGTGCCTCGGCTTCTACGCCTTTCCCTGGCTCGCCCTCGGCTACTCCCAGGCGCGCAACCTCCTGGCGGTGCAGACGGCGTCGCTCTTCGGGGTGTACGGCGTCTCGGCTGTGGTCATAGCGTTCAACGCCCTCGTGGCCGAGGCGGTGGACCGACTACGCGACCGGAGCTGGTGGAAGGCCCTTCTACCCTGGGGCGCCGCGGCCTTGGGGCTGGCGGCGGCGGTCCATCTGGGCGGCCTGGCGGCCCTCGGCGAGCCGACCTACCCCGAGCGGCCCGTGCGGGCGGCGATTCTCCAGGGCGGCATCCCCCAGGACCTGAAGTGGACCCCCTACTTCGTCACCTCGGGCGAGACCTACCGCATCTACGAGCATCAGGTTGAGCGGGCCGTCGAAAAGGCCGGTTCCGATTACCTGGACCTCGTCGTCTGGCCCGAGTCGTCGGCCAACTGCTACCTGGAGCGCACGCCGATGTGGTTCACCCTGGTGCGGGGGATGGTGAACCGATCGGGCTGCCGGCACCTGGTGGGGACGCAGGCGCTGGATTACGAGGGCGAGGGCGGCGCCGGGCGCCATTTCAACGCCGCCGTCCTCCTGGAGCCGGGAAATCCCAAGGCCCTGGAGCGCTACTATAAAATCCACCTCGTCCCCTTCTCCGAGGTCATCCCTTTCGGCCGGGACTCTGAATTGTTGAAGGGCATCCTCGCGAAGGCGAGCAACTTCGACATCGGCTGTCGCATGCCGCTGTTCGATGTAACGCCCGGTCGCGGTCCGGCGCCGATTCCCGCGCCGGACGCCTCGGCGGCAGACGACGACCCGACGACCTTCTCGCTCGCCGAGCGCCCCGAGCTCACCGCGGAGCTGCTGCCGGTGCCGCCGTCGGCCGCGGAACCCGTCATCGCCCGCTTCGGCCTTCTCATCTGCTTCGAGAGCATCTACCCCGAGATGGGGCTGGACTACACCCGGCGGGGCGCCGATTTCCTCGTGGTCATCACCAACGACGCCTGGTTCCGCCAGAGCGCGGCACCATACCAGCACGCCGAGGTTTCCATCCTGCGCGCCGTGGAGAGCCGCGTCCCCGTCCTGCGGGCGGCCAACGCCGGGGTGAGCCTGTGGGTGGACCCCTGGGGTCGCGCCCACGACGAAACCCTCCTGGACACCGAGGACGTGGTCCTGGTGAAAATCCCCCGGGCCGAGGGGCCGACCCCCTACATGCTCTGGGGGGACGCCCTCCCCTGGGCCGAGCTGGGCGCCTTTATCCTCCTCGCCCTTTATGCGGCCGTGGAAACCTACCGGCGGCGCGGGAGGAGGCGGCGTCCGTGA
- a CDS encoding MBL fold metallo-hydrolase, with protein sequence MELTILSDGRFRLDGGAMFGVVPKVLWSRVAPADESNRIRLAATSTLVRTRGKNILIETGMGDKWKGGEREMFAVERPPTLLGSLAERGLAPEEIDYVILTHLHFDHAGGATRRDADGRLVPTFANARHVVQKREWQADLHPNDRNRASYRSENFLPLK encoded by the coding sequence GTGGAACTGACCATTCTCTCCGACGGCCGCTTCAGGCTTGACGGCGGCGCCATGTTCGGCGTGGTGCCCAAGGTGCTCTGGTCGCGTGTGGCGCCGGCCGACGAATCCAACCGTATCCGGCTCGCCGCCACCTCCACCCTGGTCCGCACCCGGGGGAAGAACATCCTCATCGAGACCGGGATGGGGGACAAGTGGAAGGGCGGGGAGAGGGAGATGTTCGCCGTGGAGCGGCCGCCGACCCTCCTGGGCTCCCTGGCCGAGCGGGGGCTCGCGCCGGAGGAGATAGACTACGTCATTCTGACCCACCTCCACTTCGACCACGCCGGCGGGGCCACGCGGCGCGATGCGGACGGAAGGCTCGTCCCCACATTCGCCAACGCCCGCCACGTGGTCCAGAAGCGCGAGTGGCAGGCGGATCTCCACCCCAACGACCGCAACCGGGCCAGCTACCGCTCGGAGAACTTCCTCCCCCTGAAG
- a CDS encoding methylglyoxal synthase, with protein sequence MSQTEVPVPERKRIALIAHDNRKTDLVAWARYNRSVLAHHELYGTGTTGRVISEELGLPVFRFKSGPLGGDQQVGALIAEGGLDFVIFFWDPLEPHPHDVDVKALLRIAVVYNVPIACNRASADFIISSPLMDQEYRRLVIDYDERLPGA encoded by the coding sequence ATGTCCCAGACCGAGGTGCCCGTTCCCGAGCGCAAGCGCATCGCCCTCATCGCCCACGACAACCGCAAGACCGACCTGGTCGCCTGGGCCCGTTACAACCGGAGCGTTCTGGCCCATCACGAGCTCTACGGCACCGGGACCACGGGCCGCGTCATCTCGGAGGAGCTCGGCCTCCCGGTGTTCCGGTTCAAGAGCGGCCCCCTGGGCGGCGACCAGCAGGTCGGGGCGCTCATCGCCGAGGGCGGCCTGGACTTCGTCATCTTCTTCTGGGACCCCCTCGAACCGCACCCCCACGACGTGGACGTCAAGGCGCTCCTGCGCATAGCCGTGGTGTACAACGTGCCCATCGCCTGCAACCGCGCCAGCGCCGACTTCATCATCTCCTCCCCGCTGATGGACCAGGAGTACCGCCGTCTGGTGATAGACTACGACGAGCGGTTGCCCGGAGCTTGA
- a CDS encoding class II aldolase/adducin family protein — translation MPELYRVKRAIIEIGRRMYARGMVAANDGNISVRLGGGLFAVTAAGVSKGFLTPDDVVVIDESGRKIEGGGRPTSEAKLHLFAYSRRPDVGAVCHAHPPFATEELAHSIEEHLGGADAFLLANHGVLTLGADLTQAYHRLETVEHYAKIAWLALSLGGATPLPEGELDRLWCISKGLSPDCRKPGWESSKE, via the coding sequence TTGCCCGAGCTTTACCGAGTCAAGCGGGCAATCATCGAGATTGGGCGGCGCATGTACGCCCGGGGGATGGTGGCCGCCAACGACGGCAACATCTCCGTGCGGCTCGGCGGGGGGCTCTTCGCCGTCACCGCCGCCGGGGTGAGCAAGGGTTTCCTCACGCCCGACGACGTCGTCGTCATTGACGAGTCCGGCCGTAAAATCGAAGGTGGCGGGAGGCCCACCAGCGAGGCCAAGCTGCACCTCTTCGCATATTCCAGGCGTCCCGACGTGGGCGCGGTCTGCCACGCCCATCCCCCCTTCGCCACCGAGGAGCTGGCCCACTCCATCGAGGAGCACCTCGGCGGGGCCGACGCCTTCCTCCTGGCCAACCACGGCGTGCTGACCTTGGGCGCGGACCTCACCCAGGCCTACCACCGCCTCGAGACGGTGGAGCACTACGCGAAGATAGCGTGGCTGGCGTTGTCGTTGGGCGGGGCGACGCCGTTGCCGGAGGGGGAGCTGGACCGGCTGTGGTGCATCTCGAAGGGCCTGTCACCCGACTGCCGCAAGCCGGGCTGGGAATCTTCCAAGGAGTAG
- a CDS encoding nucleoside-diphosphate sugar epimerase/dehydratase, producing MSPRRKFKKVLVCGAGEAGRMIAREILHNAAHRYICVGFLDDDEEKVGWEIEGAPILGTIDELPRFVAETGAEEVFITVPSASGALVRRVSKLCDEADVPFRVLPSLFQVIHGEAALTQVRDVRLEDLLRREPIELDLDLVSRFISGKTVLVTGAGGSIGEEICCQVATFKPAKLILLGHGENSIFDTFHNLYRCSPTCEIVSAIVDLRDKARLARVLEVHSPEIIFHAAAHKHVPLMEENPCEAFANNVSSMLALAELAPAHGVGQVVLISTDKAVEPCNAMGASKAVCEVVAYLANRDNPDTNFISVRFGNVLGSRGSVLELFRRQIERGGPVTVTDERMERFFMTIPEAVELVLQASAVGRGGEIFVLDMGQPLRIKDLAKMLIELSGYTLDEIPIVYTGLRPGERLTERLFSAAEERLPSPHPQVLLARHNGIYPELWDVIRRLREAAVELKTDELADLVKRIVPDSTWKPADTAF from the coding sequence TTGTCGCCGAGACGCAAGTTCAAGAAGGTGCTCGTGTGCGGAGCGGGCGAGGCGGGGCGGATGATCGCCCGCGAGATCCTGCACAACGCCGCGCACAGGTACATCTGTGTTGGCTTTCTGGACGACGACGAGGAGAAGGTCGGTTGGGAGATCGAGGGCGCGCCAATTCTCGGGACCATTGACGAGCTGCCGCGTTTCGTCGCCGAGACCGGGGCCGAGGAGGTGTTCATCACCGTACCGAGCGCCTCGGGCGCCTTGGTGCGCCGGGTCTCCAAGCTCTGCGACGAGGCCGATGTCCCCTTCCGCGTCCTGCCGAGCCTGTTCCAGGTCATCCACGGCGAAGCCGCCCTGACCCAGGTGCGCGACGTGCGCCTGGAGGACCTCCTGCGCCGGGAGCCCATCGAGCTCGACCTGGACCTGGTGAGCCGGTTCATCTCCGGCAAGACCGTTCTCGTCACCGGGGCCGGCGGTTCCATCGGCGAGGAAATCTGCTGCCAGGTCGCCACCTTCAAACCCGCCAAGCTCATCCTCCTGGGCCACGGCGAGAACTCCATCTTCGACACCTTTCACAACCTCTACCGTTGCAGCCCCACCTGCGAGATTGTGAGCGCCATCGTGGACCTGCGGGACAAGGCGCGGCTGGCCAGGGTTCTCGAAGTGCACTCCCCGGAGATAATCTTCCACGCCGCCGCGCACAAGCACGTTCCGCTCATGGAGGAGAATCCCTGCGAGGCCTTCGCCAACAACGTGAGCTCCATGCTGGCGCTGGCCGAGTTGGCCCCGGCGCACGGCGTCGGCCAGGTCGTCCTCATCTCCACGGACAAGGCGGTGGAGCCGTGCAACGCCATGGGGGCGTCCAAGGCGGTCTGCGAGGTGGTCGCCTATCTCGCCAACCGGGACAATCCCGACACGAATTTCATCTCGGTCCGGTTCGGCAACGTGCTGGGAAGCCGGGGGAGCGTGCTGGAGCTGTTCCGGCGGCAGATCGAACGGGGCGGCCCGGTCACCGTCACCGACGAGCGGATGGAGCGGTTTTTCATGACCATCCCCGAGGCGGTGGAGCTGGTGCTGCAGGCGTCCGCCGTGGGCCGCGGCGGCGAAATATTCGTCCTCGACATGGGTCAGCCCTTGCGCATCAAGGACCTGGCGAAGATGCTCATCGAGCTCTCCGGTTACACCCTGGACGAGATTCCCATCGTTTACACGGGGTTGCGTCCCGGCGAACGGCTCACCGAACGCCTGTTCTCCGCCGCCGAGGAGCGCCTTCCCAGCCCCCACCCCCAGGTGCTACTCGCGCGCCACAACGGCATCTACCCCGAGCTGTGGGACGTCATCCGCCGTCTGCGCGAGGCCGCCGTCGAGTTGAAGACCGACGAGTTGGCGGACCTCGTGAAGCGCATCGTTCCCGATTCCACGTGGAAGCCCGCAGACACGGCCTTCTGA
- a CDS encoding DMT family transporter, protein MTDAEQSLWRDDPRAGFWWSLAGVAVPAAVYLMIPTLTAELGVLGMGALWMAAAVGFYVILVLVLGRLKKLAIPRGSRMQVVILALVQAVGTGLFFTALSLADPNLVAFAGNATPLFTVIGSRLIFRERFTAGQFLGGALVVAGALVITYTDESGSVAGVLVMVAASLLYAVHTLLGRHLTRRVDPLALGFWRTVLMAAGFVVVALVTGNFRLPSSGGDWLMLLAGGLIGPVVSIVTYYLALACWDAGKVDLVRSSTSLWVLVWIVSFTGRLPGWVQLAGGALTIVGVVLLLARREAVKGGGSAGDLPLPRLSHRKPDGY, encoded by the coding sequence TTGACCGACGCCGAACAATCGCTGTGGCGGGACGACCCCCGCGCCGGCTTCTGGTGGTCCCTGGCCGGCGTGGCGGTGCCCGCCGCCGTGTACCTCATGATCCCCACCTTGACCGCCGAGCTCGGGGTGCTGGGGATGGGCGCCCTCTGGATGGCCGCGGCGGTGGGCTTCTACGTCATCCTGGTCCTCGTCCTCGGCCGGTTGAAAAAGCTCGCCATCCCACGGGGCTCGCGGATGCAGGTGGTCATTCTGGCCCTGGTTCAGGCCGTCGGAACCGGGCTCTTCTTCACCGCCCTCTCCCTGGCCGATCCCAACCTGGTCGCCTTCGCGGGCAACGCCACCCCGCTTTTCACCGTCATCGGCAGCCGGCTCATCTTCCGGGAGCGCTTCACGGCCGGGCAGTTTCTGGGCGGCGCCCTCGTCGTCGCCGGGGCCCTGGTCATCACCTACACCGACGAGAGCGGCTCGGTGGCCGGCGTACTGGTGATGGTCGCGGCGTCGCTCCTCTACGCCGTGCACACCCTCCTGGGGCGGCACCTGACCCGACGGGTGGACCCGCTGGCGCTGGGCTTTTGGCGGACGGTTCTCATGGCGGCGGGCTTCGTCGTCGTCGCCCTGGTCACGGGAAACTTCCGCCTGCCCTCATCGGGCGGGGACTGGCTGATGCTCCTCGCCGGCGGCCTGATCGGTCCCGTGGTGAGCATCGTCACCTACTACCTGGCGCTCGCCTGCTGGGACGCGGGGAAGGTGGACCTGGTCCGTTCCAGTACGTCGCTCTGGGTGCTGGTCTGGATCGTGTCCTTCACCGGCCGTCTGCCCGGGTGGGTCCAGCTCGCGGGTGGGGCGTTGACCATCGTGGGGGTGGTGCTGCTGCTCGCCCGCCGGGAGGCGGTGAAGGGCGGCGGGTCCGCCGGGGATTTGCCGCTCCCGCGGTTGAGTCACCGAAAGCCGGATGGGTATTAA
- a CDS encoding FAD-dependent oxidoreductase: protein MNPVIVIGAGLAGLGAAHRLGGRAVIFEAADRVGGISQTISYDGFSYDLGPHVLFFRSAASREFCERLLGGEWTRQPRRARIRIGEELIEYPIQEGFVRSRVLKRRYLPGLHRAGRAEPASPTFTEIARAQYGEALAREFFTDYNAKLWRYPLDGMDPEWARKFLPKFPRRGLWLVSLGFTPRRGPNAGFNYPRTGGIGALARRMADTVPGELRLRTVVKRVHTGERWVETGDGERHPYGALVSTIPLPRLAKIALDLPAELVEGAKDLPCVGTAFIHLGLKRPRPGDDSHWEYFPDPDLAFHRLHIPENYAPDMVPEGRGSVVAEVSYIHTERPDLDALTGRVVADLVKIGRIGGEDEIIARDARAFRYTYSFQTTAAERVRLALRDELARRGVHLAGRYARWEYLHMDQSIVGGFEAADACLLP, encoded by the coding sequence ATGAATCCTGTCATCGTCATCGGGGCCGGTCTGGCCGGACTGGGCGCCGCCCACCGTCTGGGCGGGCGTGCCGTAATATTCGAGGCCGCCGACCGCGTGGGCGGCATCTCGCAGACCATCAGCTACGACGGCTTCAGCTACGACCTGGGGCCGCACGTCCTCTTCTTCCGCTCGGCCGCCAGCCGGGAGTTCTGCGAGCGGCTTCTCGGGGGCGAGTGGACGCGCCAGCCCCGCCGCGCACGTATCCGCATCGGAGAGGAGCTCATCGAGTACCCCATCCAGGAGGGCTTCGTCCGGTCTCGGGTCTTGAAGAGGCGCTACCTGCCGGGTCTGCACCGCGCCGGGAGGGCCGAGCCCGCCTCGCCGACCTTCACCGAAATCGCCCGCGCCCAGTACGGCGAGGCCCTGGCCAGGGAGTTTTTCACCGACTATAACGCCAAGCTCTGGCGCTACCCGCTGGACGGGATGGACCCGGAGTGGGCTCGGAAATTTTTGCCAAAATTCCCCCGCCGCGGCCTCTGGCTCGTCTCCCTGGGCTTCACCCCCAGGCGCGGACCCAACGCCGGTTTCAACTACCCGCGCACGGGCGGCATCGGCGCCCTGGCCCGCCGCATGGCCGACACCGTCCCCGGCGAGCTCCGGCTGCGCACCGTCGTGAAGCGCGTCCACACCGGCGAGCGCTGGGTCGAGACCGGCGACGGCGAGCGCCACCCCTACGGCGCCCTGGTATCTACCATCCCCCTGCCGCGGCTCGCCAAAATCGCCCTGGACCTGCCCGCGGAGCTGGTCGAGGGCGCGAAGGATCTCCCCTGCGTCGGCACCGCCTTCATACACCTGGGCCTGAAGAGGCCCCGGCCCGGAGACGATTCGCACTGGGAGTATTTCCCCGACCCCGACCTCGCCTTCCACCGGCTGCACATCCCGGAGAACTACGCCCCAGACATGGTGCCGGAGGGGCGCGGCTCGGTCGTGGCCGAGGTTTCCTACATCCACACGGAGCGGCCGGACCTCGACGCCCTCACCGGCCGGGTCGTCGCGGACCTCGTAAAAATCGGGCGCATCGGCGGGGAGGATGAAATTATCGCCCGGGACGCGCGCGCCTTCCGCTACACTTACTCCTTCCAGACCACGGCCGCCGAGCGGGTCCGCCTGGCCCTCCGGGACGAGCTGGCCCGTCGGGGGGTTCACCTGGCCGGGCGCTACGCCCGCTGGGAGTACCTCCACATGGACCAGTCCATCGTTGGGGGCTTCGAGGCCGCCGACGCCTGCCTGCTGCCTTAA
- a CDS encoding restriction endonuclease → MPSLYCIRAEGGEFTEAFVQGGYAAIGFDSPDLTPYIEGEDKEVLRRDFAAAHPDRSSRLVAYCIWQLWRFATELQKGDLILTPERDTERLRVGAIAGDYYYERKEDPQCNMPHRRNVKWEERVLLRSTLSVPMQNTLRASLTLYTVMEEVDPSALFEALQDPEKAATLLGVEKPSHARTHDVLYEAVLDRILELDPEEFEVLVTELLSTLGFEAQHVGRARDGGIDAVGTLDVFGMARVELQVQCKRYHREARISAKQVRDFRGAVPENSQACFITTAGYAKNTWEEATREGFKRIGLINGRQLVDILTEKYHDLPTELKDRLNLRLALFPE, encoded by the coding sequence ATGCCGAGCCTGTATTGTATCCGAGCTGAGGGCGGCGAATTCACCGAGGCATTCGTTCAGGGTGGTTACGCGGCCATCGGCTTCGATTCGCCCGACCTGACACCCTACATCGAGGGGGAGGACAAGGAAGTTCTGCGACGTGACTTCGCCGCCGCCCACCCTGATAGGAGTTCTCGTCTTGTGGCGTACTGCATCTGGCAGCTTTGGCGTTTCGCTACCGAATTACAGAAGGGGGACCTGATTCTGACTCCGGAGCGGGATACCGAACGGCTCCGCGTGGGGGCTATTGCCGGTGATTATTACTACGAGCGAAAAGAAGACCCCCAGTGCAATATGCCTCATCGCCGGAATGTCAAATGGGAGGAGCGTGTACTTTTACGTTCCACCCTGTCGGTTCCCATGCAGAACACCCTCCGCGCCTCTTTGACTCTCTACACAGTAATGGAAGAGGTTGACCCATCCGCGTTGTTTGAAGCTCTCCAAGACCCTGAAAAGGCGGCAACCCTTTTGGGGGTGGAGAAACCGAGCCATGCCCGAACACATGACGTGCTGTACGAAGCGGTACTGGACCGGATCCTGGAGCTCGACCCCGAGGAGTTCGAGGTCCTGGTCACCGAGCTTCTCTCAACCCTGGGCTTCGAGGCCCAGCACGTGGGCCGCGCCAGGGACGGCGGGATAGACGCCGTGGGAACCTTGGATGTCTTCGGTATGGCCAGGGTTGAACTCCAAGTGCAGTGCAAGCGATACCATCGGGAAGCTCGGATCAGCGCCAAGCAGGTGCGGGATTTCCGCGGAGCCGTCCCCGAGAACTCACAGGCCTGTTTCATCACCACCGCCGGCTACGCAAAAAATACCTGGGAGGAGGCTACCCGGGAGGGCTTCAAACGGATCGGCCTCATCAACGGCCGCCAGCTCGTGGACATCCTCACCGAGAAGTACCACGACTTACCGACCGAGCTTAAAGACCGTCTGAACCTGCGCCTCGCCCTCTTCCCCGAATAG